The region CAATGGATGAACGCATGATCGGCTGTCCCGTTCCCACGGGAACCTTAACCCGCCACGGACCGCCCTTTCCGTCCCAGACACGGTTGCCCAGATGGGCCATATTTTTACTCTTCCAGGTGATTAAATCAGGGGTTACCAGCTCTTTGCGGTTAATGGGCCGCACCGGACAGGGCACAGGCTTCCAGAGATCAACAAATACCGACCCGGCAATCTGCCGCAGCACCCGTCCGTCCACACTGACAACTTTCATTTTAATACTGTTGCTACCCGGTCTGAGGGCCCGGGGGATCTGGACCCTCAAACTGTCCATGGAATCTTTAAAAAACAGATGGGCAGGCAGCTTGTAATCTCTGAACTTGTAATCTCCGCCCATGGCTTCTGCCTGAGGGGTCAATACTTTGACAACCGCTCTTTGCAGCTCTTCCTGCGACATTACTTTGCCGCCGGTCTGCATGGTCAGAGTAGACGGGATAATGCAGTTGCGAACCATTTCGCCGAGATAGTGCTGCAGGATGACCCGCAGTTTATTGCGGTTCACCCGAACGGGCTTGCGGCTGCGGGACGGGGCATTCCAGAGCTCAACCGCGGAAAGATCCGCTCTGGTCTGCTCCGGAAGATCGCCGTAAAACTCGGCAATATCACCCAGAGTAACCCTTGGACCGTTGACCACGGCGGCAGACTTGATCTTGATCCGCCAGTCGGTGTTCTGCTTGGAAGCCGAAGCCGGAGCAGCCACGAAAGCAGCCATTCCCGCAGCAACCAGAAGCAGCAAAGCCACTCTACGAATCGTATAAATAAAATCTGCCTTAGTCATGATAAACCGTCCTTACTGCTTAAGACTACTCCCCAACTAGGGAGTGCAGAGGAGCTTAGCCCCTTTGCCCGCCGGAGGCGAAATCACTTGTCAAAAGCGCGTCAGCGCATCAATTATCTCTTAACGTTAATAGCGGTCTGGAGCATGGAGTCGGAAGTGGTGATGGCTTTGGAGTTGGTCTCGTAAGCCCTCTGCCCGACGATGAGTCCGACCATTTCGTCAACCAGTTCGACGTTGGAGCCTTCAAGGTAACCCTGTGCAAGGGTACCGAAGTTATCTTCACCCGGTGTACCCTGAATGGCTGCACCGGAAGCTTCGGTTTCAACGTAGAGGTTCTTACCAACTGCGTTCAGACCGGCTTCGTTGATGAAGTCGTAAATGGTAATGTCCGCACTGGAAAGCTCGGTTCCATTCTTGTCAAGGGCTGCAATGTGTCCGTCTTCAGAGACAACCACGTTCACCGCTTCCGCAGGAACAGTGAATTCAGGCTGCAAGGGATAGCCGTTAGAGGTTACCAGACGCCCGTCACTGTCGAGCTTGAAAGCCCCGGCACGGGTGTAGGCGTCTTCACCGTTACGGTCTATGAGAAAGAACCCGTTACCTTCGATAGCGACATCCAGCGGGTTCCCGGTGCTTTCAAAAGATCCCTGACTAAAGAATTTGTGAATGCTGACCTCTTTTACACCCATACCGATCTGCATACCTGTGGGCAGCCTGTTGCCGCCTTCGGTTTCAGAACCGGCAATTCTCATGGTCTGGTACATGAGGTCTTCAAATTCGACCCTGCTTTTTTTGAACCCCTGAGTGTTCACGTTGGCAAGGTTGTTGGAAAGAACATCGATGTGAGTCTGCTGGGCAACCATCCCTGTGGCCGCGGTCCAGAGTGAACGCATCATAATTATATCCCCCTGAGTTATAAATTACATAGTACGACCGACCTTCTCAATGACCTTCTGGTCAAGCGTGTCGGTGGTGGTAATCATTTTCTGGTACATTTCAAAAGTGCGCTGACATTCGATCATGGAAACCATTTCATTGACGACCTGCACGTTGGACTTTTCAATGTAGCCCTGCGCGATTTCGCCTTCTGCGGGAATTTCCCCGCCTTCATTGATGAAAAGGTTCTCACCGTCTTTTTTGAGGGCCCGGGTATCTGCGGGCTGCACAAAATCCAGCCGGCCCACTTCCTGACCGTCGGCGTAAATGACGCCTTCGCCGTCAACGGTTACGGTGGATCGGGGCGGAAGGTTCACCTCTCCGCCATTGGCCATGACCGGATAGCCCTGTTCGGTAATAAGGGTCCCTTCAGGAGAAAGTGTGAACACACCGTTTCTGGTGAGGTACTGTCCGCCGTCCTTCTGGACTTTGAAAAATCCGTCACCGCGGATAGCAAGATCAAGAGGGTTTCCGGTTTTCTGGAAAGACCCCTGCGACATGTCGATAACTTCTTCGGAAAGTCTGGGACGGGCCATGATTTTTGCTTCGGGGAGCAGATCCTTGTCCCTGAGATAGGGTTTGGCATCGGCCACATAGTCGTGGGCGAATCTTACAAACGTGTCCTGAAACGCGCAGTTGTCACGTTTGTAGCCGGTAGTATTGACGTTCGCCAAATTATTGGCGCTGATATCAATCCGGTGTTCGTTGGACATGGCCCCGAAGAGGGCACTGAAAATACTGGATCGCATGTCTTTTTCTCCTGAAAGAGGATTTACTTCGCATCAGTTGTTGAGTCGTTACTTGCAAAGTACAGGCCAAAAAGACAACAGCATAAAAAAATCCCGACCAAGCAAATACTTGGCCGGGATATATTCAATTCTGGCAGATGATTATCAGGCGGAACAGTAAACAATCCCCCCCACCCGCATTTCGGGAACTACTCCCTGTGTTGCGTCAGGAGTCATAAAACCCATGGTGGCGTCGGAGACCTCAAAAGCAACAGTGGCATCAACGCTGCGCACACCCTGCGTAGCCGGCAGTGTGTCCACATGCCCTGCCGGACCGGGAACGGTAGCCCCGGCCGGACCTGCGGTAACATGACCTGCAGGACCTGCGGTGACATGACCAGCGGGACCTGCGACTATATTATCAGTAAGTACCGGCATTTTTTTATCCTGTTTTAATGTGTTCCGTATAACTTAATGATAAATCCGGAACGTGATAAGTCAAATCTACCTGCATGAACAGATAAAGTCAAAGAGTGTCGGGCTTGCGGGTGTTATAATATAATGATACTAATCAATCGACCTGCAACTGGGGATTCCCCGCTATTTTCCGCTCCCTGCCCCAACACTCATTCAGTACTTGACATTGATCCGGGTTATGCCTAAGTTGCTGAACTCGGTGCGGGTGTAACTCAGTGTTCCCAACGGGTATGCATCTTGACTTTTGAAGTTTCAGGCAAACCTCATACACACGCATCGGCCTCAATTTTATAACCTTTCGTTGGGTTAAGATGCTGAGGTGGGCCTTTTTCAGGTCCACTTTTTTTTGTTTTATCAGCCTGAAAATCATATACACGGGGTAAGTCGTGGAACAGGGCTCATTAGCCAAAAAAGTAAGCCAGTTCGTGGAGCCGTCCATTGAATCAATGGGGCTGACCCTCTGGGGTGTGGAAGTCACTTCCGCAAATCGCCCTGCTGTCATCATTTATATTGACAGTGAAAAAGGCGTAAGCATCGACCAGTGCGCAGAAGTAAGCAGAGACATAGGTCTCATGCTTGAGGTTGAGGAAATCATCGACAGCGCATACGTCCTTGAAGTCTCCTCCCCCGGGCTGGAAAGAAAATTTTTCACTCCGGAGCAGATGTCCGCATACATCGGTAAAAAAGTGGACGTCGCCCTCGTATTTTCCATTGAAGGCCGCAAGAAATTCAAAGGCCTTCTTCAGGAAACCGACGAGGAAGGGCTCCTGCTCAAGCTCGAAGATCAGGAAGATCCCATCAAAATAGAATGGGACAGAATAAAGAAAGCAAAACTCATCCACGAGTTTAAATAAAAATTAATTAGGCAGTCATTCGGCACTCCGGCACCACCCATGTGTCAGTAAATTGAGCCGAAGCGGAGGAGCGATATGGGTTCTGAACTCAAAAAGGCGATTGACCAGATCAGCAAGGACCGTGGGATCGACAGAGACCTGCTCATCGATACCCTTGAAGAAGCGGTACGTTCTTCTGTGGCCCGCAAATACGGCGACGCCATGGATATCGAGGTCAACTTCAATGAAGAAGCCGGTGAAATCGAAGTCTACCAGTTCAAGGTAGTTGCAGAAGAAGTTGAAGACGAAATCAGCGAAATCACCCTTGAGGAAGCAAAAGAACACGATCCCAACGTCCAGATCGACGATGAAATGGGCTTCAAGCTCAAAGTCGAAGACCTCGGCAGGATCGCCGCCCAGTCCGCCAAGCAGGTCATCATCCAGCGCATGCGCGATGCGGAACAGGAAATCATCTACGATGAATTCAAGAACCGCATGCACGAAATCGTCAGCGGCATCATCCAGCGCCGCGACCGTACAGGCTGGATCATCAACCTCGGCCGCACCGAAGCAGTTCTGCCCAAGAATGAGCAGATTCCCCGCGAAAGATACAAACGCGGTGACCGCGTCCAGTCTTTCATCATTGATGTGCAGAAAGAATCCCGCGGTCCCCAGATCGTGGTTTCCCGCTCACACCCGGACTACATGAGCGCACTTTTCAAAAGGGAAGTCCCCGAAGTGGACGACGCCACTGTTAAAATCATGGGTGTTGCCCGTGATCCGGGCCTGCGTGCCAAAGTGGCTGTGAACTCCCTTGACCGTGATGTTGACCCTGTTGGCGCATGTGTCGGTATTCGCGGTTCCCGCATCCAGAACATTGTTCAGGAACTTCGCGGCGAACGCATCGACATCGTCGTCTGGAGTCAGGATATCGCTAAATACGCCCAGAACGCCCTCTCCCCTGCGGTGATCACCAGAATCGCAGTAGATGAAGAGGAAAAGACCCTTGAAGTCGTGGTTCCCGATGATCAGCTCACCGTTGCCATCGGCCGCAAAGGACAGAACGTAAAGCTGGCTTCAAGACTGCTGGGCTGGAAAATCGACGTCTTCACTGAAAGCCGCTACGGCGAAATGAACGCCGCCAGCAAGGGCCTTGACCAGTTGGCCAGCGTTGCTGAAATTCCGGTAGACAATTTCCTCTCCGCAGGATTTGAAACCGTCAGCCAGGTCGCCAATGCTTCTGAGGAAATCCTCATGTCCATTTCCGGCATGACTTCCTCCAAAGTATCCGACATGAAGTCCGCGATCATGCTGCTGGGCATAGGTGATGCTGAAGAGGATGCAGTTGAAGAAGAAGTTGCAGAAACAGTTGAAACCGATGCTCCCGTTGAAGCGGAAGAGCAGGTTGCGGATGAAACCGCTGAAGACGCAACAGACGAAGAAGCAGAAAAAGCTTCTGACGAAGAATAATACACTCCGGGGGAAACCCCGGAGTCTCAATAAAGGCTATTGTATTTGACCGGAAAGGACAGCACAGAAAAACATGTACCCACAAGGTCATGTGTCATTTGCAGGCAGCGTTTTGCCAAGGAAGAACTGTCCAGGTTCGTTGTGGGCAAGGGGGCTTCCGACAGCGGACTTATTCCGGATGAGAAAAAGGCAATGCAGGGTCGTGGATATTATGTCTGCGGCAACGAAAAGTGCCTTGAAAGATTTAAATTTTTTCGGCCACGGAAGAAGAACTTCAGGGGGTAGTACCATATGGCTTCAAAAATCAAAGTAAAGGAATTGGCCGCCGAGCTCGGGGTCAATGCCAAAGACATCCTTCAAAAGCTCCGCGAACACGGCGTGCAGGCGAAAAGCACTGTAGCCGCCATTGAAGCGGAAGAGGCAGATGCCGTCCGCAAGGAACTTTCCGGCAAGTCCGGCAAAGTGGAACAGCGCGAGGTTCAGCCCGGCGTTATCGTTCGCCGTCGTAAAGGCGGACGCAAAAAAGCGAAAGAAGAAGCGGAAGCAAAAGAAGCTCCCGTAAAAGAAGAGAAGCAGGAAACCCCTGCTGAAGAAAAACAGGAAGCTCCTAAAGAAAAGGCTCCTGAAAAGAAAAAGCCCGCCAAGAAGGCTCCCGCCAAAAGCGAGAAGCCCAAGGTAAAAATTATCAAGCCTGAAGAACTGGAAAAGAAAGAAGAAGCCCCCGCAAGCGAAGAACCCGCAGCTCCCGAAGCGGAAACGCCCCCCGCCGCCAAGGTAGCTAAAGAGAAAGAAGCCGTGAAGGAAGCTCCTGCTGAAGAAAAACAGGACACTCCCAAGGAAGAGGCTCCTGAAGCACCCAAGGCCGAAGCCAAAGCAAAAGCTGAGAAAAAGCCTGCGGCAGAAGGCGAAAAAGCCAAAGAGGCTGAGCCCAAGAAGAAAAAGCGCAAGAAGAAAAAAGAAGTAGAAGCGCCCAAAGTAAAAATTATTTCCAGACCTGATCCCAACCTTCAGGCTGCACAGCGTGCTGCAGAAGGTCCGGGCGGAGCAAGACGTCGTCCCGGCGGCGACGGACCTTCCGATGACCGTCGCGGTGGAAGACCCGGCGGTGGTCGTCCCGGTGGAGGCCGTCCCGGCGGCGGTAGACCCGGTGGTGGTCGTCCCGGCGGTCCCGGTGGTGGTCGTCCCGGTGGTCCCGGCGGCGGAAGGCCCGGTGGCGGCGGTGGAAGACCAGTTCCCGGTGCACCGGCTCCCGGCAATGATCAGAGCAAGAAGAAGAAATTCAAGAAAGACAAGCGCGTTGTCGAATTCGGTAAGGATTACCGCAAAAACGACAGCGAAAGAGAACTTGAAAGCAAGTTTCGCGGCAAGAAAAAAGGCAAGAAAGGCAGGAACCGCGTTGAGCAGACTCCTGTTGTTCAGAAGCCCCTCAAGGCCGCCAAACGTAAAATCAAGTTCAACGAGGCCATCCGTCTTTCCGACATGGCCCACCAGATGGGACTCAAAGCTCAGGAACTCATCAAGACCCTTTTCGGTCTCGGTGTAATGGCAACTATCAACCAGTCTCTGGATCTTGATACAACCACCCTGCTTGCTGCAGAGTTCGAATACGAAGTAGAAAACGTATCCTACTCCGAAGAAGAGCTGCTTGTACCTACCAGCGAAGCGGATAAGGAAGAGCACCTGAAACCCCGTCCGCCCATCGTGACCATCATGGGTCACGTTGACCACGGTAAAACATCCCTGCTGGATGCCATCCGCCACAGTGCGGTTACCGACGGCGAGGCAGGCGGCATCACCCAGCATATCGGTGCGTACCACGTTTCCACCGACCGCGGCGAAATCGTTTTCCTCGATACTCCCGGTCACGAAGCGTTTACCACCATGCGTATGCGCGGAGCACAGGTTACCGATATTGTTATCCTCGTAGTAGCTGCGGATGACGGCGTCATGGATCAGACCCGTGAAGCTATCTCCCACTCCAAAGCTGCAGGCGTACCCATCGTTGTTGCTGTCAACAAGATGGATAAGGAAGGAGCCAACCCCGAACGCGTACAGCGTGAACTGGCTGACTTCGACCTCGTTCCCGAAGACTGGGGCGGCGACACCATGTTCGTTCCCGTATCTGCTAAAATGGGTACCGGTCTGGACAACCTGCTCGAGATGGTTCAGCTGCAGGCTGAAGTTCTCGAACTCAAGGCCAACCCGGACAAGGGCGCACGCGGTAACATCGTTGAAGCCAAGCTCGACAAGGGCCGTGGTCCCGTGGGTACTGTCCTCATTCAGGAAGGTACCATCAATCAGGGCGATCCCTTTGTCTGCGGTCTCTACCACGGTCGTGTACGTGCCATGTTCGATGACCGCGGTCGCAAGATCAAATCCGCAGGTCCGGCATTCCCGGTCGAGATTCAGGGTTTTGACGGCATCCCCGAAGCTGGTGACGAGTTTATCTGCGTAGCTGACGACAAAGTGGCCCGCCGCATTGCTCAGGAACGTAAGCTCAAACACCGTGAACGCGAACTGGCAGGTAAATCCAAGGTTACCCTTGAATCCTTCCTCGCTTCCAAGCCGAATCAGGAAGTGCAGACCCTCAACGTTGTGCTCAAGGCTGACGTACAGGGTTCACTTGAAGCGATCAACGAAGCCCTTGCCAAGCTGGCTACCGAAGAGATCAAGGTTGAAGTCATCCACGGCGGTGCCGGTGCGATCACTGAATCCGACATCCTGCTGGCTTCCGCTTCACAGGCGATTATCATCGGCTTCAACGTAAGACCGACTGTGAAGATCAAGGAAATCGCAGAGCGCGAAGAAGTGGAAATCCGCTTCTACGACATCATCTACAAGCTGGTCGGAGAAATCAAAGACGCCATGGGCGGCATGCTCTCCCCGGATATCAAGGAAGAGTACCTCGGTCAGGCAGAAGTCAAGCAGACCTTCTCCGTACCCAAAGTCGGTGTTATCGCCGGTTGTTACGTGGTCGATGGCAAGCTGACCAGACATGCTCAGGTTCGTCTGCTGCGTGACGGCGTAGTTATCTACACCGGAACCCTGACTTCCCTGAAACGCTTCAAAGATGACGCCAAGGAAGTGGCCAAAGGCTACGAATGCGGTGTCGGTCTTGAGAAGTTCAACGACATCAAGGAAGGCGACTTCATCGAAGCCTTCGAGGTCGTGGAAGTAGCAAGAACACTCGAATAAGATAAAAAACATCAGAGACGGAAGCACTGCTTCCGTCTCTGATTTAAAATTAGATATGATCATCGGCGTACTCTCACTGGAATTCAGACTGCACGGAAACAGATCACTCAAGGGGAAACGCAAAATATCCCTCAGCCTGAAGCAGAAGCTTCGAAACAAGTTCAACCTCTCTGTATCCGAAGTTGAAGCAATGGACTCTCACGAAAGGCTGGTACTCGCCGCAGTGACTGTCGCCAATGAAACCCGCAAGGTGGAAAGCAGGCTATCCAAGGCTCTAGCCATGATTGAAGCCATGGCCCCGGCCGAGCTTATCCACTGCGAAACAGAAATTTTCAGTTCCTGATCTTTATGATCAGGAATATTTTTTTAGAGGATATACAAAATGAAAACTTCTACATCACGCCGCTCTGTAAAAATGGGCGACCAAATCATGCGCGAAATCGCCACCATGCTCATTGAAGAGATCGGTGACCCGCGTCTGGAGATGGTTTCCATCAGCGGAGTGCGTATGAATAAAGATAATAAAATCGCCGAGGTGATGTTCACCATGGCCGGGGACAAGGACAAGATTGCCGCTGCTGTAAAGGCACTGGACAAAGCCAAAGGCTTCATGCGTTCCAAGCTCAGCAAACGTATTCGCACCCGCCAGATTCCCGAACTCAGGTTCGTGCACGACAACTTCCTCGAGGAGATGGTTTATGGAAGCTCGACTGAAAGAGATATGTCGGATTCTTAAAGAAGAAGACGACTTTCTCGTAGCAGCGCACTTCAATCCGGACGGGGATGCCCTGGGTTCCACCGCTGCCATGGGATACATTCTTGAAAAGCTTGGAAAACGCTACAGGTTATACAACCAGAGCGGCATGCCCGAAGCCATGGAATGGTTCGAGACTCCCGCACCTATTCTGACCGAAATCCCTAAAGGGTTCGAGGGCTGGTACATCATCCTTGATTGCGGTGATGCGCCGCGCATGGGCGAAACGCTCATGAACGCCATGGACCCGGAAAAATCCATCAATATCGACCACCACATGGGCAACTCCGGCTTTGCCGCCGTGAACTGGGTGGATACCAACCGCCCGGCAGTAGGTGAAATGGTCACCCTCATTGCCCGCGAACTGAAAATTTCCCTTTCCGGCAGGCTGGGCGAGTCCATTTACCTGTCCATTGCCACGGATACCGGTTTTTTCACCTACAACAACACCAAGCCCGAGACCCTTGAAATCATCGCGGACATCATCCGCTACGGTCTCGATCTCGGTGAGTTTGTACCCAAAATCCGCAACCAGTGGACCATGAAACGCATCAATCTCTGGGCCACCGCGCTGGGCAAGATTGAAATGCACCATGACGGACAGACCGCCATGCTCTTCATCCCGCAGGAAATGCTCGATGAAGCAGGTGCAGCAGGTTCGGACTGCGAAGGACTGGTCAGTTTTATCCTGCGCATCAAGGGCGTACGCGTGGCAGTGCTCATCCGCGAGGACAGCCCCATGCGCTACAAGTTCAGCCTGCGTTCCCAGTCCCGCGACAACGTACAGGTTGTAGCCTCCCTCTTCGGAGGCGGCGGTCACAAGAACGCTTCCGGCGGCTTGATTGAGAATGCACCGGAAACCGTCCGCGAAAGACTTATCACAGCAATTGGCGATAAGGTCATGAATTAAATTTCACTCAGGCGAAGCCTCGATAAAAGGTTTTGGGATTCTTAAACCCTTTTGCAAAAGGGTTTAAGCCCGCCGGGAGGCTCGCCGAAGGCATTAGTTAATATGGGAAGAAAACCAAAAAAAAGTCCATTCCAGAAGCACGGCGTTCTGGTTCTTAATAAGCCCAGCGGCCCCACTTCTGCTGATTGCCTCAATTCCATCAAGCGCGAATTGAAGCAGTACAAAATCGGCCATGCCGGGACCCTTGATCCTCTGGCGGAGGGCGTACTGCTGGTCATGCTCGGTCAGGCCACAAAGTTAGGGCCTTATTTACTCGGACATGATAAAGTATACACTGGCAGCTTAAGTATCGGTAGAACTACAGACACTTACGATATTCAGGGAACTGAAACATCCACCGGAGACATTTCCGAAATTACGGAAAAAATGGTGGAAAATGAAATTTTACACTGGAATGACTTGACTAGTCAGGAAGTTCCTGCCTATTCGGCTGCAAAGCATAAAGGCAAACCGCTCTATGAACTGGCCAGAAAAGGGGAAGAAACCCCGGTCAAGATCAAGAGCATTGAAATATTTGACGCAGAACCGCTGGAAGTGACTCTGCCACTGGCCCGTTTCCGGGTTGGGTGCTCTGCCGGCACCTATATTCGCTCCCTGGTCCATAGCTTGGGGTCGCGGCTCGGATGCGGCGCGGTAATGGAATCACTTAGGCGTGAAGAAAGCCGACCTTATCGGCTCAGTGAAGCGCACAACCTCGACGAGGTTCTTGCCGATCCTGAAGGATTCGAGGCACGGATTATTCCCCTTGCGGATGCCCTGCCCCACTGGCACAGGTTTACCGTTTCGGAAGACATGTCAGGAGCCATCAAGAACGGAACAAGAATCCCTGTCGCGGATATTGCTGCTGATCAGGAAATTATCGAAGGAGAAAGGGCAATGTTCCTTGAACCTGACGGTACCGCTCTGGCTCTAATGGAGACAAAGCAGATCGACGATAAGCTTCTCTGGGTAATTCTTCGCGGCCTGTGGGGCTGATTCCCCCGCGGGATTATCAACTTCCGGCACAACTAAACATTCGCGTTTAAACGCGAATTGGAGGATAACGCTATGGTTATGACTGCTGAAGACAAGGCAAAAGTAATTGAAGAATACCAGACCAAAGAAGGTGACACCGGTTCCCCTGAAGTACAGGTTGCTCTTCTTACCGCAAGAATCAAGTACCTGACCGACCACTTCAAGAGCCACAAAAAGGATTTCCACTCCCGCACCGGCCTGCTCAAAATGGTCGGCCAGCGCAGAAACATCCTGAAGTACCTGAAGTCCAAAGACATTCAGCGTTACCGCGATCTTATTGCAAGACTTGGTCTGCGCAAATAAGCAGTTTCCGGGGAGGGTTTACCCTCCCCTTTTTTTATAGATATTCACACATTTGTGTTTTCATCTGACTTTACATCATATAGATGGTAGTTAGATTGAATCGAACAGTGGAATCCGTGCTCTCCTGCAATGGATTTTTAGTTGGCTGAGGAAGGGGTTCATCCCCGTCTATGAAATCCTCCCTTAGCCGGCTGGAAAATTCGGACAGCACCGGGTTCCGACATTACAACTTATTTAATGAGGAATCTAAATGTTAGTACCTTTTGAACCCACTTCCGTATCCGGTCAGGTCGGTAATCTCGACATCACACTGGAAACCGGACGTATGGCTAACCAGACCAACGGAACCGTACTTATCAAGTCCGGCGGCACCGTTGTTCTCGTTACTGCCGTAGGCATGGCCGCAGACGGCCCGCGCGACTTTTTTCCCCTGACCTGCAACTACCTCGAAAGAACCTACGCAGCAGGCCGCATCCCCGGCGGTTACTTCCGCCGTGAAGTTGGTCGTCCTTCCGACCGTGAAACCCTTGTTTCCCGTCTTATGGACCGCCCCATCCGCCCCATGTTCCCCAAAGGATACCGCGACGAAGTTCAGGTTATCGCAACTGTTCTTTCCGCTGATACCGACACCAACCCCGATGTCCTGGCCATGACCGGTGCATCCGCAGCCCTGCACATCTCCGACCTGCCTTTCAACGGTCCTGTTGCTGCAGCCCGCGTCGGCTACGTCAATAACGAATTCGTACTCTACCCCACCTACAAAGGTGTGGCTGAGCAGTCCGAACTCAACCTCGTCTTCGCCGCTACCCGCGACGCAGTCATCATGGTTGAAGGCAGTTCCCAGTTCCTGTCTGAAAACACCATTGCTGAAGCACTGGAGTGGGGACACGAGCAGATGGCTCCCATGTTCGACCTGCAGGACGCACTGCGCGAAAAAGTAGGCCGCCCCAAAATGGAAGTGGCTGAACCAGTTAAAGACGAAGAAGTTATCACCCTCGTTACCGAGAACTTTTCTGATGACCTCGACAAGGCACTTTCCATTCCCGCAAAGATGGAACGCAGAGATGCCAAGTCTGAAGTTAAAGCCAAAGCCAAGGCACTGGTTGAGGAAAAATTCCCCGAAGAGCCTGCCAGAGTAAAAGCTGTCGGCGATGTCATGGGCGATCTTGAAAAGAAAATCGTTCGTAAACGCATTGTTGACAACGGCGTTCGTATTGACGGTCGTGACCTGACCACCGTACGTAATCTTTCCATGGAAGTAGGCAGCCTGCCCATGACCCACGGTTCCGCCCTGTTCCGCCGCGGTGAGACTTCCGCTCTCGCTGTCTGCACACTGGGTTCCACCCGTGATGAGCAGCGTTTTGAAACCCTCATCGGTGAAGACACCAAACGTTTCATGCTGCACTACAACTTCCCTCCGTACTGCGTTGGTGAAGCAAGATTCCTGCGTGCACCTTCCCGCCGTGAAATCGGCCACGGAACTCTGGCTGAACGCGCTCTTACTCCGGTACTGCCCGCAGCAGAAGCATTCCCCTTCACCATGCGTGTAGTTTCCGAGGTAATGGACTCCAACGGTTCTTCCTCCATGGCTTCCGTATGCGGCACCACCCTGTCCCTCATGGACGCAGGTGTACCCATCAGCGCGCCTGTAGCAGGTATCGCCATGGGGCTTTGCCAGGAAGGCGACGAGTACTACGTTCTCACCGACATCCTCGGTGATGAAGATGCTCTCGGCGATATGGACTTCAAAGTTGCCGGTACTGAAGAAGGTATCACTGCAATTCAGATGGATATCAAAATCAGCGGTATCCCCGCAGAAGTCCTGCGCAACGCGCTCGGTCAGGCAAAAGAAGCCCGCCAGATCATCCTCGATGACATGAAGCAGGTTATTGCCGAACCCAGAGCTGAACTTTCCGTGAACGCTCCCCAGATGGAAGTACTGCAGATCAACCCCGAAAAGATCCGCGATCTCATCGGACCCGGCGGTAAAAACATCAAGGCGATCACTGCTGAA is a window of Desulfovibrio sp. JC010 DNA encoding:
- the pnp gene encoding polyribonucleotide nucleotidyltransferase, whose amino-acid sequence is MLVPFEPTSVSGQVGNLDITLETGRMANQTNGTVLIKSGGTVVLVTAVGMAADGPRDFFPLTCNYLERTYAAGRIPGGYFRREVGRPSDRETLVSRLMDRPIRPMFPKGYRDEVQVIATVLSADTDTNPDVLAMTGASAALHISDLPFNGPVAAARVGYVNNEFVLYPTYKGVAEQSELNLVFAATRDAVIMVEGSSQFLSENTIAEALEWGHEQMAPMFDLQDALREKVGRPKMEVAEPVKDEEVITLVTENFSDDLDKALSIPAKMERRDAKSEVKAKAKALVEEKFPEEPARVKAVGDVMGDLEKKIVRKRIVDNGVRIDGRDLTTVRNLSMEVGSLPMTHGSALFRRGETSALAVCTLGSTRDEQRFETLIGEDTKRFMLHYNFPPYCVGEARFLRAPSRREIGHGTLAERALTPVLPAAEAFPFTMRVVSEVMDSNGSSSMASVCGTTLSLMDAGVPISAPVAGIAMGLCQEGDEYYVLTDILGDEDALGDMDFKVAGTEEGITAIQMDIKISGIPAEVLRNALGQAKEARQIILDDMKQVIAEPRAELSVNAPQMEVLQINPEKIRDLIGPGGKNIKAITAETAADIDIEDSGKVSIFAPTLESLKTTVEMVQYYDQTAELGKNYVGTVKKILEIGAIVEILPGLEGLLHISQIDVERIAEVTDVVQLGQEITVKVVEVQPNGRIRLSRKAWLMEQAGQEVDLEKFKMGGGRPGGGRGGRDGGRRDDRRGGGRRDDRRRR